In Tenrec ecaudatus isolate mTenEca1 chromosome 5, mTenEca1.hap1, whole genome shotgun sequence, the following are encoded in one genomic region:
- the LOC142448466 gene encoding peroxiredoxin-1, which translates to MSSGTAKIGHPAPNFKATAVMPDGQFKDISLTDYKGKYIVFFFYPLDFTFVCPTEIIAFSDRAEEFKKLNCQVIGASVDSHFCHLAWINTPKKEGGLGPMNIPLVSDAKRTIAQDYGVLKVDEGISFRGLFIIDDKGILRQITVNDLPVGRSVDETLRLVQAFQFTDKHGEVCPAGWKPGSDTIKPDVQKSREYFAKQK; encoded by the coding sequence ATGTCTTCAGGAACTGCCAAAATTGGGCACCCTGCCCCCAACTTCAAAGCTACAGCTGTTATGCCTGATGGTCAGTTCAAAGATATCAGCTTGACTGACTACAAAGGAAAATACATCGTGTTCTTTTTTTACCCTCTTGACTTCACCTTTGTGTGCCCTACGGAGATTATTGCTTTCAGTGACAGGGCAGAAGAATTTAAGAAACTCAACTGCCAAGTGATTGGTGCTTCTGTGGATTCTCACTTCTGCCATCTGGCTTGGATCAACACACCCAAGAAAGAAGGAGGCCTAGGGCCTATGAACATTCCTTTGGTATCAGACGCCAAGCGTACCATTGCTCAGgactatggggtcttaaaggtggaTGAAGGCATCTCATTTAGGGGCCTCTTCATCATTGATGACAAAGGAATTCTTAGGCAGATCACTGTGAATGACCTCCCTGTGGGCCGCTCCGTGGATGAGACTCTAAGACTGGTTCAGGCCTTCCAGTTCACGGATAAGCATGGAGAAGTGTGTCCAGCTGGTTGGAAGCCTGGCAGCGATACTATCAAGCCTGATGTCCAGAAGAGCAGAGAGTATTTCGCCAAGCAGAAGTGA